CCGCCAATGATACCCACGCTTTCGTCGCGCTCGGCACGAGGCTGAACGGGTTTGACCCAGCCTTTATCCCAGGCTGTATCGGTAATGTATTTCTCGATCGAGCCGATGGTGACCGTACCGTGGCCTGATTGCTCGATCACGCAATTGCCTTCGCACAGACGGTCCTGTGGGCAGATGCGGCCGCAGATTTCAGGGAAAGTGTTGGTAGCCTGGCTTGTTTGATACGCCTCTTCCAACCGCCCGGTTGCCGTCAGGTTCAGCCAATCAGGGATATTGTTGTGCAGCGGACAATGGGACTGGCAATAGGGCACTCCGCACTGGCTGCATCGGCTGGCCTGTTCGGCCGCCTTCTCCGCGGCGTACTCGGCATAGATTTCATCGAAGTCCTCTTTGCGGTCACTGGCGGCACGCTTTTCAGGCATGACACGATCGATCTGCACAAATTTCAGCATCGGTTGCTTGGCCACGGGTCAGACTCCATGAATTGGCTTGGTCAGGGTTCTTTAAGTGAAGTCATTCTGGATGAAAAGTCAACTGTACTGACCTATATTGAGAAAACTGCATCGCTCGATGTTTTTTCAGAGAAATTTGTCGTGTTTTTAGTTCCGATTCGGACCTATCTGGACACTTCACTTTCCCGTTGCCCGCTTATACCCATTGTTCTCAACAAAACGAGCACGGTACCGGCGGAGCAGATGAGCCTTTTTCACTTGATTCTTGTGGCGATCATTCAGGGCGTCACCGAATTCTTGCCTGTGTCTTCATCCGGGCACCTGATCCTGCTGCCCCGCCTGACTGGCGCGGATGATCAAGGCCTGGCAATCGATGTCGCCGTCCATGTAGGAACACTTGGCGCGGTTATTCATTATTTCTGGTCAGATGTGAAACAAGCCCTAGCCGGGATACCCCAAATTATCCGAGGACGAATTGAGACGCCTCAGGCGCGGTTGGCACTGGGCTTGGTCATCGCCACGATTCCGACAGTCATTGCGGGCGGGATCGTGTACCTGACGGGGCTTGAGCAGACTCTACGTTCAGTCGCCGTCATCGGATGGGCGATGCTTGGCTTCGGGTTAGTGCTGTATTGGATGGATCAAAAGGGGGTACAAACCAAACGTAGTTCGGACTGGGGCCTAAAGGACGCAATGATCATGGGGCTGTGGCAGATGTTGGCCTTGATCCCGGGGACTTCACGCTCGGGGATTACGATCACAGGCGCTCGCCAGCTTGGCTATACACGCGAAGATGGTGCGCGGATTGCCATGCTGATGTCGATACCAACGATTGTCGCTTCGGGCGTCCTGCTTTCGGTCGACGTCGTCCGTGAGGCGGACACACAGCTGGCCAAGGACGGCGCGATTGCCGCA
The Ruegeria sp. SCSIO 43209 genome window above contains:
- a CDS encoding undecaprenyl-diphosphate phosphatase is translated as MSLFHLILVAIIQGVTEFLPVSSSGHLILLPRLTGADDQGLAIDVAVHVGTLGAVIHYFWSDVKQALAGIPQIIRGRIETPQARLALGLVIATIPTVIAGGIVYLTGLEQTLRSVAVIGWAMLGFGLVLYWMDQKGVQTKRSSDWGLKDAMIMGLWQMLALIPGTSRSGITITGARQLGYTREDGARIAMLMSIPTIVASGVLLSVDVVREADTQLAKDGAIAAAFAFVSALLALNLMMRLLRSVSFTPYVIYRVILGAILLMIAYS